One region of Cottoperca gobio chromosome 19, fCotGob3.1, whole genome shotgun sequence genomic DNA includes:
- the LOC115024947 gene encoding glucagon receptor-like, with the protein MDRTQDIMALVFLLLLKLPKCDMASGKVLEETYLKWVQYKEDCVKMIENEPLPQADLFCNRTFDRYACWPDAPADSLVNISCPFYLPWYDKVSQGVVRRRCGSKGLWERQDNGQVWRDMSQCEEEKEVTSQELWFKQLMVSFRMLYTVGYSLSLFTLVTALIILLSLRKLHCTRNYIHANLFLSLMLRAVSVIIKDTMLERHWGKEIMKQTDVSEMLSHQAAIGCRVAQVVMQYCVLANHYWFFGEAIYLYSVLIASVFIDHNKYLPYICLGWGTPLLFVVPWVVMKQLKENKECWAVNENMNYWWIIRFPILFVSLINFLIFMKILKVVLSKLRASNQSGYPDYKLRLAKATLTLIPLFGVHEIIFIFATDEQTTGVLRYIKVFFTLFLNSFQGFLVAVLYCYANKEVRTELKRKLRSWRIEAESVCCGQ; encoded by the exons ATGGACAGGACACAAGACATAATGGCGTTGGTCTTCCTGCTGCTCCTCAAACTACCAAAG TGTGACATGGCCAGTGGGAAAGTCTTAGAGGAGACTTATCTGAAGTGGGTCCAGTATAAAGAAGACTGTGTCAAAATGATAGAAAATGAGCCACTCCCTCAAG CGGACTTGTTCTGCAACAGGACATTTGACAGATACGCCTGCTGGCCAGATGCTCCTGCCGACTCTTTGGTCAACATCTCATGCCCGTTCTACCTGCCCTGGTATGATAAAG TGTCGCAGGGTGTTGTGCGTCGACGGTGTGGCTCTAAGGGTCTCTGGGAGAGACAGGACAACGGGCAGGTGTGGAGGGACATGAGCCAGtgtgaggaggaaaaagaggtCACGTCTCAGGAG CTGTGGTTCAAACAGCTGATGGTGAGCTTCAGGATGTTGTATACTGTCGGCTATTCCTTGTCTCTCTTCACGCTCGTAACGGCTCTCATCATTCTTCTGAGCCTTAG GAAGCTGCATTGCACCAGAAACTACATTCATGCTAACCTCTTCCTGTCCCTCATGCTGCGAGCTGTATCTGTCATTATTAAGGACACCATGCTGGAACGCCACTGGGGAAAAGAAATCATGAAACAGACCGATGTGAGTGAGATGCTCAGTCACCAG GCTGCTATTGGCTGCAGGGTAGCACAGGTAGTGATGCAATACTGTGTTCTGGCCAATCACTATTGGTTCTTTGGAGAGGCCATTTATTTGTACTCTGTGCTTATTGCCTCAGTTTTCATCGACCACAACAAATACTTACCTTATATCTGTCTTGGCTGGG GAACTCCACTTCTATTTGTGGTTCCCTGGGTAGTGATGAAGcaattgaaagaaaacaaaga GTGTTGGGCTGTCAATGAGAACATGAACTACTGGTGGATCATTCGTTTCCCAATTCTTTTTGTTTCACTA ATCAACTTTCTAATTTTCATGAAGATCCTGAAAGTCGTTCTTTCCAAATTACGAGCCAGCAATCAGAGCGGATACCCTGATTACAAACTTCG TCTTGCCAAGGCAACCCTTACCCTCATCCCTCTGTTTGGGGTTCACGAGATCATATTCATCTTTGCGACAGATGAGCAGACGACAGGTGTTCTGCGCTACATTAAAGTCTTCTTCACCCTTTTCCTCAATTCCTTTCAG GGTTTTCTGGTGGCTGTGCTCTACTGCTATGCCAATAAAGAG GTTAGGACAGAGCTGAAGAGGAAGTTACGCAGCTGGAGGATAGAGGCTGAGAGTGTATGCTGTGGACAGTGA
- the nlrc3 gene encoding NLR family CARD domain-containing protein 3 isoform X1 — protein MERREHYYSILDRSKHITWQDDCYVDLQSTPSSVSSQAETDDLGWIQKHHDQLLRFITTSFLEGMLSHLRKVDVLSSAEETKIKEAGRLQDQVNMLTTIVTGKDTQGSEALRGFMESSDSQAAQLIINHDSMVKEHKEVLLRRYEQYRDRDSVSCPKLNVSSRTLLLVDGLSDIQQKEHDLMQVGATRGRKRNHLRQLGLTKLLEPLTRVSLPPRVSLTVGVAGIGKTTWVRHFIRQWSQGTICPDVSFVLPFTFCELNSLEKVSAERLVKMACPHLTDPSLVLSSSCRTLLILDGLDEFRCTLNFSDAVPCSDPKKEVSIDDLVTNIIRGNLLPDIAVWVTSRPGVASLIPGGLVDRVTEIPGFSPNDIQLFLNHHFSERDFASKIWAHLESHKILMVMCYIPCISWIVADTLMYIMQSGTQESLPRTCTELYAHFCSMKAEVGEPRGREPVKMEQIHGSNRKLLGNLGRLAFYGLLKHKYTFSEHDLRAYGIDLLLTQCSLGAGVLFREESAIYTTYRFTHLTLQEFLAATFYHISSKRALFDLFSESTMSWPKIGFQNHFKSAFQHSQQAEDGHLDVFVRFLTGLLCPIALKPLTGLLALGKDDGNQKAWAAGFLQGLLVSRGAVVSLRAVNLAYCLQELRHTELLRSVEEDLQLGSLAGKLTWAHCVVLGYLLHVSPECSEQTNLTGSLNYTTVKCLLPQLLYCSYLRLENNHFKDDVMELLGSLLSAKDCHIHKISLAENAISNKGAKALSRALLVNRTLTSLNLRNNNIGSKGAKFLAEALKMNQVLVSLNFQNNAIEEEGAQALAEVLHCNRKLVSLNLRKNAIGAGGAKRIAEALKTNRTLTKLILCSNQLGDKGTIALAEALTVNHTLLSLQLQSNSISNKGMTALTKALRLNRGLVSLNLRENSIGVEGAKNMAHALHENNSLQDLDLTANLLHDEGVQAIAGAIKCNRGLTSLHLQWNFVKSSATKALAHALLSNATMQLLDLQENAIGNEGVIFLAEALKTNASLHTLCLQGVSASTTGALAMAEALMANQTLQTLDLRGNTVGMEGAKALANALKSNRSLKSLNLQENSLGMDGAIFIATALKGNHQLTYINLQGNGIGESGAKVISDAIRANAPGCVVDI, from the exons ATCTTGGCTGGATCCAAAAGCATCACGATCAGCTGCTACGCTTCATTACGACCTCCTTCCTGGAGGGGATGTTATCCCACCTGAGAAAGGTGGATGTGCTGAGTTCAGCTGAGGAGACCAAGATCAAGGAAGCGGGCCGGCTGCAGGACCAGGTTAACATGCTCACAACTATTGTCACTGGCAAAGACACTCAAGGGTCTGAAGCTCTCCGGGGCTTCATGGAGAGCTCAGATTCCCAGGCGGCCCAGCTCATCATCAACCACG ATTCCATGGTGAAAGAGCACAAAGAGGTGCTCTTACGGCGATATGAGcagtacagagacagagattcAGTCAGCTGCCCTAAACTGAACGTCTCCTCAAGAACCTTACTTCTGGTCGATGGTCTTTCCGACATCCAGCAAAAGGAACATGACTTAATGCAGGTGGGGGCAACTCGAGGGAGGAAAAGAAATCATCTCCGACAGCTGGGGCTGACCAAACTTTTGGAGCCTCTGACGCGGGTTAGTTTGCCTCCCCGGGTCTCCCTCACAGTCGGGGTGGCTGGTATCGGCAAGACAACCTGGGTACGACACTTCATCAGACAGTGGAGCCAAGGCACCATCTGCCCCGATGTGAGCTTCGTCTTGCCTTTCACTTTTTGCGAGCTGAACTCACTGGAGAAAGTGTCTGCTGAGAGGCTGGTGAAAATGGCTTGTCCTCATTTAACAGACCCCAGTCTGGTCCTGAGCAGCTCCTGCCGCACACTGCTCATACTTGACGGTTTGGACGAATTCCGCTGCACTTTAAATTTCTCCGATGCAGTCCCTTGCAGCGACCCAAAGAAAGAAGTGTCCATTGATGACCTAGTTACTAACATCATCCGGGGGAATCTGCTCCCGGACATAGCAGTGTGGGTGACCTCCAGGCCAGGAGTGGCCTCACTCATCCCTGGAGGATTGGTTGACAGGGTGACTGAGATCCCAGGATTCAGCCCGAATGACATCCAGCTCTTCCTAAACCACCACTTCTCTGAGAGGGATTTTGCCAGTAAGATATGGGCACACTTGGAGTCCCATAAGATCTTAATGGTGATGTGCTACATACCATGCATTTCGTGGATAGTAGCGGATACTCTGATGTACATCATGCAGAGTGGAACACAAGAGAGCCTTCCCAGGACTTGTACTGAGCTCTACGCTCACTTTTGTTCCATGAAGGCAGAAGTAGGTGAACCAAGAGGCAGGGAGCCTGTGAAAATGGAGCAGATCCATGGGAGCAATCGCAAACTGCTGGGAAACCTTGGACGACTGGCGTTTTATGGGCTCCTCAAACACAAGTACACCTTCAGCGAGCATGACCTCAGGGCCTATGGGATAGATCTACTGTTAACTCAGTGCAGTCTTGGTGCTGGAGTTCTTTTTCGGGAGGAGTCAGCCATATACACGACATACCGGTTCACTCATTTGACTCTGCAGGAGTTTCTTGCAGCTACTTTCTACCATATCTCCTCCAAAAGGGCTCTCTTTGACTTATTCTCAGAGAGCACCATGTCTTGGCCCAAGATCGGTTTCCAGAACCACTTTAAAAGTGCCTTCCAGCACTCGCAACAAGCTGAAGACGGTCACTTGGATGTGTTTGTTCGCTTCCTGACAGGCCTGCTGTGCCCGATAGCACTGAAACCTCTCACTGGGCTTCTGGCCCTCGGGAAGGATGATGGCAATCAGAAGGCGTGGGCAGCAGGGTTTTTACAAGGCCTCTTGGTCAGCAGGGGTGCGGTGGTGTCCCTGCGTGCAGTCAATCTGGCTTATTGTTTACAGGAGCTGCGACACACAGAGCTGTTGCGGAGTGTAGAGGAAGATTTACAGCTTGGCAGCCTAGCAGGGAAGTTAACCTGGGCTCACTGTGTTGTGCTGGGCTACCTGCTGCATGTGTCTCCAGAGTGCAGTGAACAGACCAACCTAACAGGCTCCCTGAACTACACAACAGTGAAATGTTTGCTCCCACAGTTGCTGTACTGCAGCTATCTCAG GTTAGAGAATAATCACTTCAAAGATGATGTCATGGAGTTGCTGGGAAGCCTCCTGAGCGCCAAAGACTGCCATATCCATAAGATAAG TTTGGCAGAGAATGCCATCAGCAACAAAGGTGCCAAAGCCCTTAGTCGAGCCCTCTTGGTGAACCGGACGCTAACTTCTCTCAA TCTCCGGAACAATAACATCGGCTCTAAAGGTGCAAAGTTTCTGGCAGAGGCTCTAAAAATGAACCAAGTCCTGGTATCACTCAA CTTCCAGAACAACGCAATTGAGGAGGAAGGTGCTCAGGCTCTTGCTGAAGTGCTGCACTGCAACCGCAAACTGGTGTCTCTGAA TTTACGGAAGAATGCgattggagctggaggagccaAAAGGATTGCGGAGGCGCTGAAGACGAACCGGACTCTCACAAAGCTGAT TCTTTGTAGTAACCAGCTTGGGGACAAAGGCACAATCGCTCTGGCAGAGGCTTTGACAGTCAACCACACGCTGCTCTCGCTTCA ACTTCAAAGTAACTCAATCAGCAACAAGGGGATGACGGCGTTAACCAAAGCACTCAGGCTGAACCGGGGTCTTGTCTCCTTGAA TTTGAGGGAGAACTCCATAGGTGTGGAAGGAGCAAAGAACATGGCCCATGCCCTCCATGAGAACAATTCGCTGCAGGACCTTGA TCTCACAGCCAACCTCTTACACGATGAAGGGGTTCAAGCTATAGCTGGAGCAATCAAGTGTAATCGAGGCCTCACCTCTCTGCA TCTCCAGTGGAATTTCGTCAAGTCCTCTGCCACTAAAGCTCTGGCCCACGCACTCCTCTCCAACGCCACAATGCAGCTCTTGGA TCTACAGGAGAATGCTATTGGAAATGAAGGCGTCATTTTTCTTGCCGAAGCCCTGAAAACCAACGCGTCTCTGCACACATTATG TCTCCAGGGAGTCTCAGCGAGCACCACTGGCGCCCTTGCAATGGCAGAGGCTCTAATGGCCAACCAAACCCTGCAGACGTTGGA TCTACGTGGGAACACTGTGGGGATGGAGGGAGCGAAGGCTCTGGCCAACGCATTGAAAAGCAACAGAAGCCTCAAGTCGTTGAA TCTGCAGGAGAACTCTCTGGGTATGGATGGAGCCATATTCATTGCGACAGCCTTGAAGGGAAACCACCAACTGACGTACATCAA TTTGCAGGGAAATGGCATTGGGGAATCGGGAGCAAAGGTCATATCGGATGCTATACGAGCCAACGCTCCGGGCTGTGTGGTTGACATCTGA
- the nlrc3 gene encoding NLR family CARD domain-containing protein 3 isoform X2 has protein sequence MLSHLRKVDVLSSAEETKIKEAGRLQDQVNMLTTIVTGKDTQGSEALRGFMESSDSQAAQLIINHDSMVKEHKEVLLRRYEQYRDRDSVSCPKLNVSSRTLLLVDGLSDIQQKEHDLMQVGATRGRKRNHLRQLGLTKLLEPLTRVSLPPRVSLTVGVAGIGKTTWVRHFIRQWSQGTICPDVSFVLPFTFCELNSLEKVSAERLVKMACPHLTDPSLVLSSSCRTLLILDGLDEFRCTLNFSDAVPCSDPKKEVSIDDLVTNIIRGNLLPDIAVWVTSRPGVASLIPGGLVDRVTEIPGFSPNDIQLFLNHHFSERDFASKIWAHLESHKILMVMCYIPCISWIVADTLMYIMQSGTQESLPRTCTELYAHFCSMKAEVGEPRGREPVKMEQIHGSNRKLLGNLGRLAFYGLLKHKYTFSEHDLRAYGIDLLLTQCSLGAGVLFREESAIYTTYRFTHLTLQEFLAATFYHISSKRALFDLFSESTMSWPKIGFQNHFKSAFQHSQQAEDGHLDVFVRFLTGLLCPIALKPLTGLLALGKDDGNQKAWAAGFLQGLLVSRGAVVSLRAVNLAYCLQELRHTELLRSVEEDLQLGSLAGKLTWAHCVVLGYLLHVSPECSEQTNLTGSLNYTTVKCLLPQLLYCSYLRLENNHFKDDVMELLGSLLSAKDCHIHKISLAENAISNKGAKALSRALLVNRTLTSLNLRNNNIGSKGAKFLAEALKMNQVLVSLNFQNNAIEEEGAQALAEVLHCNRKLVSLNLRKNAIGAGGAKRIAEALKTNRTLTKLILCSNQLGDKGTIALAEALTVNHTLLSLQLQSNSISNKGMTALTKALRLNRGLVSLNLRENSIGVEGAKNMAHALHENNSLQDLDLTANLLHDEGVQAIAGAIKCNRGLTSLHLQWNFVKSSATKALAHALLSNATMQLLDLQENAIGNEGVIFLAEALKTNASLHTLCLQGVSASTTGALAMAEALMANQTLQTLDLRGNTVGMEGAKALANALKSNRSLKSLNLQENSLGMDGAIFIATALKGNHQLTYINLQGNGIGESGAKVISDAIRANAPGCVVDI, from the exons ATGTTATCCCACCTGAGAAAGGTGGATGTGCTGAGTTCAGCTGAGGAGACCAAGATCAAGGAAGCGGGCCGGCTGCAGGACCAGGTTAACATGCTCACAACTATTGTCACTGGCAAAGACACTCAAGGGTCTGAAGCTCTCCGGGGCTTCATGGAGAGCTCAGATTCCCAGGCGGCCCAGCTCATCATCAACCACG ATTCCATGGTGAAAGAGCACAAAGAGGTGCTCTTACGGCGATATGAGcagtacagagacagagattcAGTCAGCTGCCCTAAACTGAACGTCTCCTCAAGAACCTTACTTCTGGTCGATGGTCTTTCCGACATCCAGCAAAAGGAACATGACTTAATGCAGGTGGGGGCAACTCGAGGGAGGAAAAGAAATCATCTCCGACAGCTGGGGCTGACCAAACTTTTGGAGCCTCTGACGCGGGTTAGTTTGCCTCCCCGGGTCTCCCTCACAGTCGGGGTGGCTGGTATCGGCAAGACAACCTGGGTACGACACTTCATCAGACAGTGGAGCCAAGGCACCATCTGCCCCGATGTGAGCTTCGTCTTGCCTTTCACTTTTTGCGAGCTGAACTCACTGGAGAAAGTGTCTGCTGAGAGGCTGGTGAAAATGGCTTGTCCTCATTTAACAGACCCCAGTCTGGTCCTGAGCAGCTCCTGCCGCACACTGCTCATACTTGACGGTTTGGACGAATTCCGCTGCACTTTAAATTTCTCCGATGCAGTCCCTTGCAGCGACCCAAAGAAAGAAGTGTCCATTGATGACCTAGTTACTAACATCATCCGGGGGAATCTGCTCCCGGACATAGCAGTGTGGGTGACCTCCAGGCCAGGAGTGGCCTCACTCATCCCTGGAGGATTGGTTGACAGGGTGACTGAGATCCCAGGATTCAGCCCGAATGACATCCAGCTCTTCCTAAACCACCACTTCTCTGAGAGGGATTTTGCCAGTAAGATATGGGCACACTTGGAGTCCCATAAGATCTTAATGGTGATGTGCTACATACCATGCATTTCGTGGATAGTAGCGGATACTCTGATGTACATCATGCAGAGTGGAACACAAGAGAGCCTTCCCAGGACTTGTACTGAGCTCTACGCTCACTTTTGTTCCATGAAGGCAGAAGTAGGTGAACCAAGAGGCAGGGAGCCTGTGAAAATGGAGCAGATCCATGGGAGCAATCGCAAACTGCTGGGAAACCTTGGACGACTGGCGTTTTATGGGCTCCTCAAACACAAGTACACCTTCAGCGAGCATGACCTCAGGGCCTATGGGATAGATCTACTGTTAACTCAGTGCAGTCTTGGTGCTGGAGTTCTTTTTCGGGAGGAGTCAGCCATATACACGACATACCGGTTCACTCATTTGACTCTGCAGGAGTTTCTTGCAGCTACTTTCTACCATATCTCCTCCAAAAGGGCTCTCTTTGACTTATTCTCAGAGAGCACCATGTCTTGGCCCAAGATCGGTTTCCAGAACCACTTTAAAAGTGCCTTCCAGCACTCGCAACAAGCTGAAGACGGTCACTTGGATGTGTTTGTTCGCTTCCTGACAGGCCTGCTGTGCCCGATAGCACTGAAACCTCTCACTGGGCTTCTGGCCCTCGGGAAGGATGATGGCAATCAGAAGGCGTGGGCAGCAGGGTTTTTACAAGGCCTCTTGGTCAGCAGGGGTGCGGTGGTGTCCCTGCGTGCAGTCAATCTGGCTTATTGTTTACAGGAGCTGCGACACACAGAGCTGTTGCGGAGTGTAGAGGAAGATTTACAGCTTGGCAGCCTAGCAGGGAAGTTAACCTGGGCTCACTGTGTTGTGCTGGGCTACCTGCTGCATGTGTCTCCAGAGTGCAGTGAACAGACCAACCTAACAGGCTCCCTGAACTACACAACAGTGAAATGTTTGCTCCCACAGTTGCTGTACTGCAGCTATCTCAG GTTAGAGAATAATCACTTCAAAGATGATGTCATGGAGTTGCTGGGAAGCCTCCTGAGCGCCAAAGACTGCCATATCCATAAGATAAG TTTGGCAGAGAATGCCATCAGCAACAAAGGTGCCAAAGCCCTTAGTCGAGCCCTCTTGGTGAACCGGACGCTAACTTCTCTCAA TCTCCGGAACAATAACATCGGCTCTAAAGGTGCAAAGTTTCTGGCAGAGGCTCTAAAAATGAACCAAGTCCTGGTATCACTCAA CTTCCAGAACAACGCAATTGAGGAGGAAGGTGCTCAGGCTCTTGCTGAAGTGCTGCACTGCAACCGCAAACTGGTGTCTCTGAA TTTACGGAAGAATGCgattggagctggaggagccaAAAGGATTGCGGAGGCGCTGAAGACGAACCGGACTCTCACAAAGCTGAT TCTTTGTAGTAACCAGCTTGGGGACAAAGGCACAATCGCTCTGGCAGAGGCTTTGACAGTCAACCACACGCTGCTCTCGCTTCA ACTTCAAAGTAACTCAATCAGCAACAAGGGGATGACGGCGTTAACCAAAGCACTCAGGCTGAACCGGGGTCTTGTCTCCTTGAA TTTGAGGGAGAACTCCATAGGTGTGGAAGGAGCAAAGAACATGGCCCATGCCCTCCATGAGAACAATTCGCTGCAGGACCTTGA TCTCACAGCCAACCTCTTACACGATGAAGGGGTTCAAGCTATAGCTGGAGCAATCAAGTGTAATCGAGGCCTCACCTCTCTGCA TCTCCAGTGGAATTTCGTCAAGTCCTCTGCCACTAAAGCTCTGGCCCACGCACTCCTCTCCAACGCCACAATGCAGCTCTTGGA TCTACAGGAGAATGCTATTGGAAATGAAGGCGTCATTTTTCTTGCCGAAGCCCTGAAAACCAACGCGTCTCTGCACACATTATG TCTCCAGGGAGTCTCAGCGAGCACCACTGGCGCCCTTGCAATGGCAGAGGCTCTAATGGCCAACCAAACCCTGCAGACGTTGGA TCTACGTGGGAACACTGTGGGGATGGAGGGAGCGAAGGCTCTGGCCAACGCATTGAAAAGCAACAGAAGCCTCAAGTCGTTGAA TCTGCAGGAGAACTCTCTGGGTATGGATGGAGCCATATTCATTGCGACAGCCTTGAAGGGAAACCACCAACTGACGTACATCAA TTTGCAGGGAAATGGCATTGGGGAATCGGGAGCAAAGGTCATATCGGATGCTATACGAGCCAACGCTCCGGGCTGTGTGGTTGACATCTGA